Proteins from a single region of Aureibacter tunicatorum:
- the pafA gene encoding alkaline phosphatase PafA, whose product MKKIIAGAFIALLPLATWAQEKKTKLVVGVVVDQMRHEYLKRFEEHFSEDGFKRLQREGFSVENMHYNYMPTTTGPGHASIYTGTSPAYHGIVYNEWYDRNNNKVEYCVEDSTVRLIGNGNEKKYKRSPVNLLTTTITDELEMCTGFESKVIGIAIKDRSAVLSAGHNPDGAYWYDGDSKEFVSSSYYMEDLPKWLKKFNNKKLPDSYAKKQWTPLLSLDKYVNSRQDDAWYEDGYDGHKFPHHVEEEHGKRNFISDTPFGNDLIFDLAKESIEAEQLGRNEVTDFLAINFSSTDMIGHAFGPYSMEVEDAYIRLDQNIADLLKYLDEKIGEGEYLVFLTADHGGSEVPAYLQEKKMPGGYFDKENCVKQINDFLNQQYTVEEQWIDYIDFFQINLNNALLKKLNLRKEEVNQQVVELLEKRKEIARAFTADRINLTDYSAGGYKGMLSRSYFPKRSGDVFYCLQSGWLYRSSRKGTSHGSPYVYDTHVPSIWFGNGVKQGKSWDKKEITDIAPTISALLGIKFPSGTTGSPIKELLHD is encoded by the coding sequence ATGAAGAAAATTATAGCGGGAGCCTTTATCGCTTTGTTGCCTTTGGCTACTTGGGCTCAAGAAAAGAAAACGAAATTAGTTGTTGGAGTGGTTGTGGATCAGATGAGACACGAATATTTGAAACGTTTTGAGGAGCATTTTTCCGAAGATGGATTCAAGAGATTGCAAAGGGAAGGCTTCTCAGTTGAGAATATGCATTACAATTATATGCCTACGACTACGGGGCCTGGACATGCTTCTATCTACACGGGAACATCTCCTGCGTATCATGGGATTGTTTATAATGAGTGGTACGACAGGAATAATAATAAAGTGGAATATTGCGTGGAGGATTCCACCGTTCGGTTGATCGGCAATGGCAATGAAAAGAAATACAAGCGCTCACCGGTGAATCTGTTGACAACCACAATAACAGATGAATTGGAAATGTGCACTGGCTTTGAATCAAAGGTGATCGGAATAGCGATCAAGGATAGAAGCGCTGTGCTTTCGGCTGGGCATAATCCGGATGGAGCGTATTGGTATGATGGAGACTCGAAAGAATTTGTCAGCAGTTCATACTATATGGAGGACTTGCCGAAGTGGCTGAAGAAATTCAATAATAAGAAATTGCCTGATTCGTATGCGAAAAAGCAATGGACACCGCTTTTGAGTTTGGACAAATATGTTAATAGCCGTCAGGATGACGCTTGGTACGAGGATGGGTATGATGGACATAAGTTTCCGCATCATGTGGAAGAAGAGCATGGCAAACGAAACTTCATTTCTGACACGCCCTTTGGAAATGATTTGATTTTTGATTTGGCTAAAGAGAGTATCGAAGCGGAGCAATTGGGTCGCAATGAAGTGACGGATTTCTTGGCCATTAATTTCTCTTCGACGGATATGATCGGACATGCTTTTGGACCGTATTCGATGGAGGTGGAAGACGCTTATATTCGATTGGATCAGAATATTGCTGATTTGTTAAAGTATTTGGATGAGAAAATTGGCGAGGGAGAATATTTGGTTTTTCTAACCGCTGATCATGGCGGTTCTGAAGTGCCTGCTTATTTGCAGGAAAAGAAGATGCCCGGAGGTTATTTTGATAAGGAAAATTGCGTAAAGCAAATCAATGATTTTCTAAATCAGCAATACACGGTGGAGGAACAATGGATAGATTATATCGATTTTTTTCAGATTAATTTGAATAATGCTTTATTGAAGAAATTGAACTTGCGTAAAGAAGAAGTGAACCAACAGGTTGTCGAATTATTGGAAAAAAGAAAAGAGATAGCAAGAGCATTTACAGCTGATCGGATCAACTTAACAGATTATTCCGCTGGAGGATATAAAGGAATGCTTTCGAGAAGTTATTTTCCCAAAAGGTCAGGCGACGTGTTTTATTGTTTGCAGTCTGGATGGCTATACCGTAGCAGTAGAAAAGGAACTTCGCATGGATCGCCATATGTCTATGACACTCATGTGCCATCGATCTGGTTTGGCAATGGCGTGAAGCAAGGGAAATCTTGGGACAAAAAGGAAATCACTGATATCGCTCCGACGATTTCCGCTCTGTTGGGAATTAAATTTCCAAGCGGAACCACAGGTTCGCCAATCAAAGAGCTTTTGCATGATTAA
- a CDS encoding TonB-dependent receptor has product MKIKTMAAILFGVTASYACYPAAANGVGGEKQELSSSENLTLHVESKSLMEVFGILEQRAGVKFGFVDGDFDITQQVSVRVDNADLDEVLDQLSDQANLEFMKTGKSVMVKSRKTKASSTKADRFSREQKGVEDIRSAQTQEKQVLSGKVKDSTGESIPGINIVVKGTSRGTMTDFEGNFTLKVDEGDAILVVSGVGFQTQEIAIGNRSTFDIVLQADVQQLSEVVVIGYGSVQKSDLTGAVSVMDNIEEIQKRPTSNVLEAMQGNVAGVTIVSEGGDPMANPSVRIRGIGTLNSEQPLWVVDGVPYDGPPINANDIESISVLKDAASAAIYGSQAGSGVIMVTTKKGFEGKTSFNANFYTGVQQAWKKPKALNAAQQAEAYNTAADNSGSPRNPAYDAANYPYGQVTRTDWVDEIFRNGKVYNFDVNMSGGGAKNKFFTSFGINKREGTLINTNSERYSFRMNLDHEINDVFKFGENVSAIYTDGNGADTDNGYEGAIISAIYFPASAPVYDENGNYAGVAPEGSPYTGAYGDVRNPVALLERLDIKQPEVNLLGNVYLEAKPLEGLKFRTSVSLNYNRKDFTEFRPKVTEPGKPLNENYLIMEKSNWDKWLWENTMAYDKSFNGHHFNTLLGYTVQKQQSYWLRNEGRGFASEEESQRYMSNATSYQKPLDETRASSMSSWLGRLSYDYKGKYLMTLNFRYDASSKLDPKNRGELFPAISGAWKVSEEEFMQSVGMISSLKLRGSWGRIGNVYSLDENTIYNIYEPTGRALIGGTPTWNDGVAIARPSNPDIQWEISEQTNFGVDLEMFDNRLYFVGDYFIKDTKRMIMQVDLQGHEGYSSPVNENLGSVRNQGLELTLGYRNSDHAIGYNISGNVAMIQNEVTQLENDVIHNDAVRGQLRPFRTTEGEPIYSYHLIESDGIFKTDAEAESYVNADGTRIQPNAKAGDLKFIDANGDGKISDEDRVYLGSAFPKLTYGANITLTYKGFDLGMFFQGVEGVKLFNGFKYSTQNAALQGYNLSDEALNAWSPENPDSDIPRLQTKDPNNNFGTNSDWYLEDGSYLRLKNLTFGYTLPERIVGKVGLSKLRVYFTGNNLLTFTKYSGIDPEIGGNGMDQGKYPVSRVYTFGLNLSF; this is encoded by the coding sequence ATGAAAATTAAAACAATGGCCGCCATTTTATTTGGCGTAACGGCTTCGTATGCCTGCTATCCAGCGGCGGCCAATGGTGTCGGTGGCGAAAAGCAAGAGCTCTCAAGTTCGGAAAACTTAACGCTTCATGTGGAAAGCAAGAGCTTGATGGAGGTTTTTGGCATATTGGAGCAACGAGCGGGAGTAAAGTTCGGTTTTGTTGATGGCGATTTTGATATTACCCAACAGGTAAGCGTCAGGGTTGACAATGCCGATTTGGATGAAGTGTTGGACCAGCTTTCCGATCAAGCGAATTTGGAGTTTATGAAAACGGGCAAAAGCGTGATGGTCAAAAGTCGTAAGACGAAAGCATCTTCCACCAAAGCTGATCGTTTTTCTCGAGAGCAAAAGGGTGTAGAGGATATTAGATCTGCTCAAACTCAAGAAAAGCAAGTGCTTTCAGGTAAAGTCAAGGATAGTACAGGAGAGTCGATTCCGGGGATTAACATCGTGGTGAAAGGAACTTCTCGCGGGACGATGACTGATTTTGAAGGAAACTTTACTTTGAAAGTAGATGAAGGTGACGCGATATTAGTGGTTTCAGGCGTAGGTTTTCAAACACAAGAGATCGCTATTGGAAATAGAAGCACTTTTGACATCGTATTGCAGGCGGATGTTCAACAATTATCAGAAGTAGTTGTGATCGGTTACGGAAGTGTGCAGAAAAGCGATTTGACCGGGGCTGTTTCTGTGATGGATAATATCGAAGAAATTCAAAAAAGGCCTACAAGCAATGTGCTGGAGGCAATGCAAGGAAATGTAGCGGGTGTTACCATTGTCAGTGAGGGAGGAGATCCCATGGCTAATCCCTCGGTGAGAATTCGCGGTATCGGAACATTGAATAGCGAACAACCTCTTTGGGTAGTTGATGGAGTGCCTTATGATGGCCCTCCTATTAATGCGAATGATATTGAAAGCATATCGGTCTTGAAAGACGCGGCCTCTGCGGCTATTTACGGATCTCAAGCCGGCTCGGGGGTGATTATGGTGACAACCAAGAAAGGATTCGAAGGAAAGACCAGCTTCAACGCGAATTTTTATACTGGCGTGCAACAAGCATGGAAGAAGCCTAAGGCATTGAATGCTGCGCAACAAGCTGAAGCTTACAATACCGCGGCTGATAATTCAGGGTCGCCTAGAAATCCTGCCTATGACGCAGCCAATTATCCTTATGGTCAAGTAACCAGAACTGATTGGGTTGATGAAATTTTCCGCAATGGAAAAGTATACAATTTTGATGTAAATATGAGTGGCGGTGGAGCGAAAAACAAGTTTTTCACATCGTTTGGGATTAACAAAAGAGAGGGAACCTTGATCAATACCAATTCTGAACGCTATAGCTTCAGAATGAATTTGGATCATGAAATCAACGATGTTTTCAAGTTCGGAGAAAATGTGTCGGCAATATACACAGATGGAAATGGAGCGGATACGGACAATGGATATGAGGGAGCTATCATTAGCGCGATTTATTTCCCGGCAAGCGCGCCTGTGTATGATGAAAATGGCAACTATGCCGGTGTGGCGCCTGAAGGATCGCCTTACACAGGAGCATATGGAGATGTGAGAAACCCAGTTGCCTTGTTGGAAAGACTTGATATCAAACAACCGGAAGTGAATTTGCTTGGAAATGTTTATTTGGAAGCAAAACCTTTGGAAGGCTTGAAGTTTAGAACATCCGTTTCATTGAATTACAATAGAAAGGATTTTACGGAATTCAGACCCAAGGTCACCGAGCCGGGCAAGCCGCTTAATGAGAACTATTTGATTATGGAAAAATCGAATTGGGACAAATGGCTATGGGAAAATACCATGGCTTACGACAAGAGCTTTAACGGTCATCATTTCAATACATTGTTGGGTTACACAGTTCAAAAACAGCAAAGCTATTGGTTGAGAAATGAAGGAAGAGGCTTTGCTTCTGAAGAAGAGTCTCAACGTTATATGTCAAATGCTACGAGTTATCAAAAGCCGCTTGATGAGACGAGAGCTTCGTCGATGAGCTCTTGGCTGGGCAGGCTTTCTTATGATTATAAAGGAAAATATTTGATGACTTTGAATTTCAGATATGACGCCAGTTCAAAGTTGGACCCTAAGAATCGAGGAGAGTTGTTCCCGGCAATATCTGGAGCGTGGAAAGTTAGCGAAGAAGAGTTTATGCAGTCTGTTGGTATGATTTCCAGTTTGAAACTAAGAGGTAGCTGGGGTAGAATAGGAAATGTTTATTCTTTGGATGAAAATACCATTTACAACATTTACGAGCCCACAGGCAGAGCTTTGATCGGAGGCACGCCGACTTGGAATGATGGAGTCGCTATAGCACGTCCGTCTAATCCGGATATTCAATGGGAAATTTCAGAGCAAACCAACTTTGGAGTTGACTTGGAGATGTTTGACAATAGGTTGTATTTCGTAGGAGACTATTTTATCAAAGATACTAAGAGAATGATCATGCAGGTTGACTTGCAAGGCCATGAAGGTTATTCAAGCCCTGTAAATGAGAATTTGGGAAGTGTGAGAAATCAAGGCTTGGAGTTGACATTGGGCTATAGAAATTCGGATCATGCTATTGGATATAATATTTCTGGTAATGTGGCGATGATTCAAAACGAAGTAACTCAACTTGAAAATGATGTTATTCATAACGATGCTGTAAGAGGCCAGTTAAGACCATTCAGAACAACAGAAGGAGAGCCGATATACTCTTATCATTTAATAGAGTCGGATGGAATATTCAAGACAGACGCAGAAGCTGAGTCATATGTGAATGCGGATGGTACTCGAATTCAGCCTAATGCAAAAGCGGGTGATTTGAAATTTATTGACGCGAATGGGGATGGCAAGATCAGCGATGAAGATAGAGTGTATTTGGGAAGCGCTTTTCCAAAGCTGACATACGGGGCGAATATTACTTTGACTTATAAGGGCTTTGATTTGGGCATGTTTTTCCAAGGAGTCGAAGGAGTGAAACTTTTCAACGGATTCAAATATTCTACGCAAAACGCAGCTTTGCAAGGGTATAATTTGAGCGATGAAGCATTGAATGCTTGGTCGCCGGAAAATCCCGACAGCGATATTCCTAGATTGCAAACCAAAGATCCCAACAATAATTTTGGAACGAATTCGGACTGGTATCTGGAAGACGGGTCTTACCTAAGATTGAAAAACTTGACATTTGGATACACATTGCCGGAGAGAATTGTTGGGAAAGTTGGCTTGAGCAAGCTTAGAGTGTATTTCACGGGCAATAATCTTTTGACGTTCACAAAATATTCGGGCATCGATCCTGAGATCGGCGGTAATGGTATGGATCAAGGAAAGTATCCAGTGTCAAGAGTGTATACATTTGGATTGAATTTAAGTTTCTAA
- the ribB gene encoding 3,4-dihydroxy-2-butanone-4-phosphate synthase yields the protein MSLLQSFGIDYKERTEKAIAAFKAGKGILLVDDEDRENEVDLIYSAEHMTDEQMAFMIRECSGIVCLCMSEDLADHLELPLMVKENKSQYGTAFTISIEAKEGVTTGVSAQDRVTTIKTAYQANAKAEDLSSPGHIFPLRAKRGGVLERRGHTEGTVELAKMAGFRAMGVLCEVMHADGTMMRLPEAVKFAQEHDIHLLSIEDLAHYRENQK from the coding sequence ATGAGTTTATTGCAATCATTTGGGATTGACTACAAAGAGAGGACTGAAAAAGCAATCGCCGCATTCAAAGCCGGCAAAGGAATTTTATTGGTGGATGATGAAGATCGTGAAAACGAAGTGGATTTGATCTACTCCGCCGAGCACATGACTGACGAGCAGATGGCTTTCATGATCAGAGAATGCTCGGGCATCGTTTGCTTGTGCATGTCTGAGGATTTGGCGGATCATTTGGAGTTGCCATTGATGGTCAAAGAGAACAAAAGCCAATACGGAACGGCTTTCACCATCAGTATCGAAGCCAAAGAAGGCGTTACCACAGGCGTGTCGGCTCAAGACAGAGTTACGACAATCAAAACAGCCTACCAAGCCAATGCTAAAGCTGAAGACTTGTCGTCTCCGGGGCATATATTCCCATTGAGAGCCAAAAGAGGCGGTGTGCTGGAAAGAAGAGGCCATACGGAAGGGACTGTTGAACTTGCTAAGATGGCTGGATTCAGAGCCATGGGAGTATTGTGCGAAGTGATGCATGCCGACGGCACAATGATGAGATTGCCGGAAGCTGTGAAATTCGCTCAAGAACATGACATTCATTTACTATCCATTGAAGATTTGGCTCACTATAGAGAAAATCAGAAATAA
- a CDS encoding tyrosine-type recombinase/integrase gives MYSSSSIQKIVKKYVRESGVNKTISTHSLRHNLATHLLKNAVILRYIKHILRHRNSKTTEIHTYITNFRHNNINNLINIFEILFFMLIF, from the coding sequence ATGTATTCAAGCTCCAGCATTCAAAAAATTGTAAAGAAATACGTTAGAGAATCTGGGGTCAATAAAACTATAAGCACTCATAGCTTAAGACATAATCTTGCTACCCATCTTTTGAAAAATGCCGTGATTCTCAGGTATATTAAACATATACTGAGACATAGAAATTCAAAAACTACCGAGATCCACACATATATAACTAATTTCAGACATAACAATATAAACAACCTTATTAATATATTTGAAATATTATTTTTTATGCTTATTTTTTAA
- a CDS encoding SPFH domain-containing protein codes for MKQSEKSMNETKEKIVKPMSGYLLLLISLGLLGFGAYSFFDEQLMFGGVVAVLVAFITFKGLMIINPNEASVMTLFGKYVGTVKENGFFWVNPLYSRGLISLKARNFDSDRVKVNDKLGNPILISVILVWKVEETFRAAFDVDNYNQFVEVQCDAAVRKLAGLYPYDNLSVTDHSEKNKEITLRSGLHEVNHALENELRERLQIAGINVIEARIGYLAYASEIAGAMLKRQQATAVVAARTKIVEGAVGMVQMALKELSEKNIIELSEEQKAKMVSNLMVVLCSDKETTPVLDTTSVNH; via the coding sequence ATGAAGCAAAGTGAAAAAAGTATGAATGAGACGAAGGAAAAAATAGTCAAGCCTATGAGCGGCTACTTGTTGCTGTTGATATCACTGGGTTTATTGGGGTTTGGAGCTTATAGTTTTTTTGACGAGCAATTGATGTTCGGAGGCGTGGTAGCTGTGTTGGTTGCCTTTATTACCTTCAAAGGCTTGATGATTATCAATCCAAATGAAGCAAGCGTGATGACATTGTTTGGGAAGTATGTAGGGACGGTCAAAGAGAATGGTTTTTTTTGGGTGAATCCTTTGTATTCGAGAGGCTTGATTTCCTTAAAAGCGAGAAACTTTGACAGCGATAGAGTGAAGGTGAATGACAAATTGGGGAATCCTATCTTGATCAGTGTCATCTTGGTGTGGAAAGTGGAGGAAACGTTCAGAGCGGCATTTGATGTGGATAATTACAATCAGTTTGTGGAAGTGCAATGCGACGCGGCAGTAAGAAAGCTGGCTGGCCTTTATCCGTATGATAACTTAAGCGTTACGGATCATTCGGAGAAAAACAAAGAAATAACTTTGCGTTCGGGTTTGCATGAGGTTAACCATGCGCTTGAGAATGAATTAAGAGAAAGATTGCAAATAGCCGGTATCAATGTGATAGAAGCGAGGATAGGCTATCTGGCTTATGCTTCTGAAATCGCAGGAGCCATGTTGAAGAGACAACAAGCGACGGCAGTGGTTGCTGCCAGAACGAAGATCGTGGAAGGAGCTGTCGGCATGGTTCAAATGGCATTGAAAGAATTGTCGGAAAAGAATATTATCGAACTGTCCGAAGAGCAAAAAGCTAAAATGGTCAGCAACTTGATGGTTGTCTTATGTTCTGACAAGGAAACAACGCCTGTCTTGGACACAACTTCAGTAAATCATTAG
- a CDS encoding FecR family protein codes for MEDKDYLLLMEFARGSLTSEERQKVEERLLEEEELRETLSIIMEMENQSDMLNVPKFNLATGRSKLAEKMYEMEKVAESTELSKIVEQETNSRPIRMNRRWIAVAASFALLLMASIGGYLQYSQEEKLWNTIAVELGEKREVILEDGSKVVLNSGSKLKYPLAFNKGHREVYLEGEAFFDVESDSTRPFLVHTAHVVGRVLGTSFNIRAFGDEKTFKASLVSGRLNLEYGKEKPVILKPEEEYVLDIDKSSFEVRNFKAKEVCQWKDNVLLFSHKSVHEVFAELERWYGVEVIGARQFDRSMTINASFKNESVDQVMEGLAFVLDFEYEIEDGYVRIQKGTLEK; via the coding sequence ATGGAAGACAAGGATTATTTGCTTTTGATGGAATTTGCCAGAGGGAGCTTGACTTCTGAAGAGCGCCAAAAAGTGGAGGAAAGGTTGCTTGAGGAAGAAGAGCTGAGAGAAACTCTGAGTATTATAATGGAAATGGAGAACCAATCGGATATGTTGAATGTTCCGAAGTTCAACTTGGCGACAGGAAGATCGAAGTTGGCTGAGAAAATGTATGAAATGGAAAAAGTGGCCGAGTCGACGGAATTGAGCAAAATTGTCGAACAGGAAACGAATTCAAGGCCAATAAGAATGAATCGACGATGGATTGCCGTGGCAGCGTCATTTGCCTTGCTTTTGATGGCTTCTATTGGAGGTTATTTGCAATATTCTCAAGAAGAAAAGTTATGGAATACGATTGCTGTAGAGCTTGGCGAAAAGCGAGAAGTGATTCTTGAGGATGGCAGCAAGGTGGTTTTGAATTCTGGGAGCAAGTTGAAATATCCATTGGCATTCAATAAAGGCCATCGAGAAGTCTATTTGGAGGGAGAAGCATTTTTTGATGTGGAGAGCGATTCGACAAGGCCTTTTTTAGTGCATACAGCGCATGTGGTGGGGAGAGTTCTTGGGACGAGTTTCAATATCAGAGCTTTTGGAGATGAAAAAACCTTCAAGGCTTCATTGGTAAGCGGAAGGCTTAACCTTGAGTATGGTAAAGAAAAACCAGTGATACTGAAGCCTGAGGAAGAGTATGTTCTGGATATTGATAAATCTTCATTTGAAGTGAGGAATTTCAAAGCCAAGGAGGTATGCCAATGGAAAGACAATGTTTTGCTTTTTAGTCATAAATCGGTTCATGAGGTTTTTGCTGAGTTGGAGAGATGGTATGGAGTCGAGGTTATTGGCGCGAGGCAATTTGACAGATCGATGACCATCAACGCAAGTTTTAAAAACGAGTCTGTCGATCAGGTGATGGAAGGCTTGGCCTTTGTGTTGGATTTCGAATATGAAATCGAGGACGGATATGTGCGCATCCAAAAAGGCACGCTCGAAAAATAA
- a CDS encoding RagB/SusD family nutrient uptake outer membrane protein yields MRKSLLITMLLSFALFSCDDEFYEIKPKGKTESSNFWMTAQDAIAASNSLYEYQTHNHMYGRGFFWYVCASDDMIVGRDKAQSILMKDFTCTGDEPYTKGIWNMHYQVIRRANEIILNVPTIEMDEALKNRILGEAYFMSGLMYFQIAYRYGDQNAGIPILNIENPEENSELTRPANVGENYAYIEDLFEKAAELLPAFDQLSESDRGRAHRHAANAYLAKTYVFHAQYDDQYWAKAVEAADRVINSGNHALVNTGNPDHDFKSVFFIENNWSSEYLWSVVSSTEAGSILPGVMLENTGWGKYNGWGYFHPTLELYESFEEGDKRREATILKFGDEFTYFGEERQYFSVNNRTGFQFNKYMEPYSYPGGIHLNPNDPSTDLNVPLMRYAEVLLLKSEALIQQGLNGDEPLNQVRQRAGLEPISGATLEQLKNERRCELAGEWSDRHFDLVRWGDAKEAYHKPLHGRVHQDLTDPNSPYEVKEVWQARTNFDPNVHHVWPIPPHEIANSNGKIAQNSGW; encoded by the coding sequence ATGAGAAAGTCACTGTTGATCACCATGCTCTTGTCATTCGCGCTTTTTTCTTGCGATGACGAGTTTTACGAGATCAAGCCGAAAGGCAAGACGGAATCTTCCAATTTCTGGATGACAGCCCAAGATGCGATAGCCGCTTCGAATAGTCTTTATGAATATCAAACGCATAATCACATGTATGGAAGAGGTTTCTTCTGGTATGTTTGCGCGTCTGATGACATGATTGTGGGTAGAGATAAGGCTCAGTCTATCTTGATGAAAGATTTTACATGCACGGGAGACGAGCCTTACACCAAAGGAATTTGGAATATGCATTATCAGGTAATTCGAAGAGCCAATGAAATTATTCTCAATGTGCCAACCATAGAGATGGATGAAGCATTGAAAAATAGAATATTGGGTGAAGCATATTTTATGAGCGGATTGATGTATTTTCAAATCGCTTATAGATATGGCGATCAAAATGCTGGTATACCGATTTTGAATATTGAAAATCCAGAGGAAAATAGCGAGTTGACCAGACCTGCGAATGTGGGTGAAAACTATGCTTACATTGAAGATTTATTTGAAAAAGCGGCTGAATTGCTCCCTGCATTTGATCAATTATCTGAATCTGACAGGGGAAGAGCGCACAGGCATGCCGCTAATGCTTACTTGGCTAAAACGTATGTTTTTCACGCGCAATATGATGATCAGTATTGGGCAAAAGCCGTGGAAGCTGCCGATCGAGTGATTAATTCAGGAAACCATGCTTTGGTGAATACAGGCAATCCTGATCATGATTTCAAGTCCGTGTTTTTTATAGAAAACAATTGGAGCTCGGAATACTTGTGGTCGGTGGTTTCGAGTACAGAGGCAGGTTCGATCTTGCCGGGAGTTATGCTTGAGAATACAGGCTGGGGCAAGTACAATGGATGGGGATATTTTCATCCTACATTGGAGTTGTATGAGTCCTTTGAAGAAGGCGATAAGAGAAGAGAAGCTACTATTCTTAAGTTTGGCGATGAGTTTACTTACTTTGGAGAGGAAAGACAGTATTTCTCTGTTAATAATAGAACCGGCTTTCAGTTCAATAAATACATGGAGCCATACAGTTATCCCGGAGGAATTCACCTAAATCCTAATGACCCTTCCACGGATTTGAATGTTCCATTGATGAGATATGCCGAAGTATTGTTGCTTAAGTCTGAAGCTTTGATTCAACAAGGATTGAACGGAGACGAGCCACTGAATCAAGTTAGACAAAGAGCAGGGTTGGAGCCGATTTCTGGAGCGACATTGGAGCAGTTGAAAAATGAGCGTAGATGCGAATTGGCGGGAGAATGGTCGGATCGCCATTTTGACTTGGTAAGATGGGGAGATGCTAAAGAGGCTTACCATAAGCCATTGCACGGAAGGGTTCATCAAGATTTGACAGATCCTAACTCGCCTTATGAGGTGAAAGAAGTTTGGCAAGCGCGCACGAATTTCGATCCTAATGTGCATCACGTATGGCCTATTCCTCCGCATGAGATTGCCAATAGCAATGGCAAGATCGCTCAAAATTCAGGTTGGTAA
- a CDS encoding metallophosphoesterase family protein, producing the protein MRRREFFKKTVTLCSGLLLTRLSMASDNENTVRFGLATDSHYAQRPNTEKRYYKDSLSKMNVFAEHMNKAQVDFVIHLGDFKDQDAVPVQNNTLKYLRQLELSYQQFDGDTYHVIGNHDVDSITKTQFLENIANTGIDSSRSYYSYDQSGYHFVVLDGCFNENGESYAPGNFQWDRSYIPQQQLKWLRKDLEKNTLPTVVFCHQMLFGEGKHAVINASEVREVLEESGDVIASFHGHVHKELHEEINGIQYFSFNGMVDLPGLNGNCYHVLTISPSKGITIEGYYNATNRTFDL; encoded by the coding sequence ATGAGAAGAAGAGAATTTTTTAAGAAAACTGTAACCTTGTGTTCAGGATTGCTGTTGACAAGATTGTCTATGGCATCAGATAATGAAAATACCGTTCGATTTGGTTTGGCGACAGATTCGCATTACGCGCAAAGGCCAAACACTGAAAAGAGATATTACAAAGACTCTTTGTCTAAAATGAATGTCTTTGCCGAGCATATGAATAAAGCTCAAGTGGATTTTGTGATCCATTTGGGAGACTTTAAAGATCAAGACGCAGTACCCGTTCAGAATAATACTTTGAAATACCTAAGACAATTGGAATTGTCTTATCAACAGTTTGATGGCGACACTTATCACGTGATTGGAAATCACGATGTGGATAGCATCACTAAGACTCAATTTTTAGAGAATATTGCCAATACAGGGATTGACTCCAGTCGATCTTACTATTCTTACGATCAGTCGGGTTATCATTTTGTCGTATTGGATGGTTGCTTCAATGAAAATGGAGAATCTTATGCTCCCGGTAATTTTCAATGGGATAGATCTTATATTCCTCAGCAACAATTGAAATGGTTGAGAAAAGACCTTGAAAAGAATACTTTGCCAACGGTTGTATTCTGCCATCAGATGTTGTTTGGCGAGGGAAAACATGCGGTAATAAATGCATCGGAAGTGAGAGAAGTCTTGGAAGAATCAGGCGATGTGATTGCTTCGTTCCATGGACATGTGCACAAGGAGTTGCATGAGGAGATAAATGGCATACAATACTTTAGCTTCAACGGGATGGTGGATTTGCCCGGGCTTAATGGAAATTGCTATCATGTGTTGACTATTTCCCCATCCAAGGGAATAACTATCGAAGGCTATTACAATGCTACAAATAGAACGTTTGATCTATAG